The Bacteroidota bacterium DNA segment TTAACCCACCAAAAATGAAAAACCCTGAACGCGAAATCTTAGAAAAAGCAAAATCTTGGCTATCAAAAAGTTTTGATGAAAAAACACGACTTCAGGTTCAGCATTTGCTTGATCACGACCCGGCAGAACTCACTGAGTCTTTCTATAAAAACTTGGAATTTGGCACAGGAGGGTTGAGAGGGATCATGGGCGTTGGAACCAATCGCATGAACAAATATACGGTTGGGATGGCAACACAGGGACTGGCCAATTATCTTATCAAAACTTATCCTAAGGATGAATTAATTAAGGTTGTAATAGGATACGACTCACGTAATAATAGCCGATATTTCGCTGAAATTGCTGCGGATGTTCTTTCTGCTAACGGTTGTAAAGTTTATCTTTTCGAGGATCTCCGCCCTACTCCTGAAATTTCTTTTGCAATCCGTTATTTAAATTGTCATAGCGGAATTATCATTACTGCATCGCACAACCCAAAAGAATACAATGGTTACAAAGCTTATTGGAACGATGGGGCACAACTCATTCCTCCACACGATAAAAATGTGGTTGAAGAAGCTTCTAAAATATTTGATATTGCCCAGGTAAAATTTAAAGGTAAAAAGGAGCATATCGAAATACTTGGTGAAGTGCTCGACAATGCCTATCTTAAAGAAATAAAGGGATTATCCCTTTCACCCGAAGCCATAAAAGCCCATCATGATATTAAAATAGTTTATACACCGCTGCATGGCACAGGTGCCATGCTGGTTCCCAGATGCCTGAAAGAATTTGGCTTTACAAACATCAGCTCGGTTGAAGAGCAATCTGTTCCGGACGGAAATTTTCCTACGGTAGTGTCACCAAACCCTGAAGAATCTGCAGCTTTAAAAATGGCTATCGAAAGGGCCATAAAAATTGATGCTTCATTGGTAATGGCAACCGACCCGGATGGAGACAGGGTTGGTATTGCCGTTAGAAATCAAAAAAGTGAATTCGTTTTGGTTAATGGCAATCAAACTGCTTGCCTCCTCACCTATTATTTGCTTAAAAAATGGGAAGATAATAAAAAACTGACCGGTAAGGAATATATCGTAAAAACAATTGTTACCAGCGAATTAATGAAAGATATTGCCATCAAGTTCAATGTTGAATATTTTGATGTTTTAACCGGATTTAAATGGATTGCCGATGTTATTCGCAAAAAAGAAGGAATTAAAACCTTCATCGGTGGCGGTGAAGAAAGTTACGGCTATATGATTGGTGATTTTATTCGCGATAAAGATGCCGTAAGTGCCTGTGCAATGATTGCTGAAATAGCAGCCTGGGCAGCAAAAAAGGGCAAAACCATTTACGATATACTCATCGAAATTGCAGTTGAATTCGGTCTTTATAAAGAGTCGCTCATTTCAATCGTTCGCAAGGGAAAAACCGGTGCAGAGGAAATCCAGCAAATGATGGCTGATTTCAGAAACTACCCTCCTGAGAA contains these protein-coding regions:
- a CDS encoding phospho-sugar mutase translates to MKNPEREILEKAKSWLSKSFDEKTRLQVQHLLDHDPAELTESFYKNLEFGTGGLRGIMGVGTNRMNKYTVGMATQGLANYLIKTYPKDELIKVVIGYDSRNNSRYFAEIAADVLSANGCKVYLFEDLRPTPEISFAIRYLNCHSGIIITASHNPKEYNGYKAYWNDGAQLIPPHDKNVVEEASKIFDIAQVKFKGKKEHIEILGEVLDNAYLKEIKGLSLSPEAIKAHHDIKIVYTPLHGTGAMLVPRCLKEFGFTNISSVEEQSVPDGNFPTVVSPNPEESAALKMAIERAIKIDASLVMATDPDGDRVGIAVRNQKSEFVLVNGNQTACLLTYYLLKKWEDNKKLTGKEYIVKTIVTSELMKDIAIKFNVEYFDVLTGFKWIADVIRKKEGIKTFIGGGEESYGYMIGDFIRDKDAVSACAMIAEIAAWAAKKGKTIYDILIEIAVEFGLYKESLISIVRKGKTGAEEIQQMMADFRNYPPEKINGSRVIIIKDYELQKEFDLSGNSMKQIDLPKSNVLQFFTEDGSKISVRPSGTEPKIKFYFSVMEQLYSADEYDELDKELGFKINNIIADLKLK